A DNA window from Providencia huaxiensis contains the following coding sequences:
- a CDS encoding malonate decarboxylase holo-ACP synthase: protein MQIINPHDFVWVGSNEDVALDTLPEWVASQWNNKLPLTVYRDKAENNKLTVAIRGIKPHQRVTTQIEKSAITHIMNVESLVANSVELQRSMFIALPPVQVLWIISQTKWPWQWGVAGSCAYTLATDIQSMLSDCDLDVVIRCPHPQEKEDFAEFAIKANTPYCPIDIHIETPKGGFSLAEWFKNEQVTLHTPLGDVMTSDPWDEKL, encoded by the coding sequence ATGCAAATAATTAATCCGCATGATTTTGTTTGGGTTGGTAGTAATGAAGACGTTGCGCTAGATACACTTCCAGAATGGGTCGCCTCACAGTGGAATAATAAACTCCCTCTAACTGTTTATCGAGATAAAGCAGAAAATAACAAGCTAACAGTTGCTATCAGAGGCATAAAACCACATCAACGTGTGACCACTCAGATTGAAAAATCGGCGATCACTCACATTATGAATGTTGAGTCACTGGTTGCTAATTCAGTTGAATTACAACGTTCTATGTTTATTGCATTACCGCCAGTTCAAGTTTTATGGATAATTTCACAGACTAAATGGCCTTGGCAATGGGGAGTTGCAGGGAGTTGTGCTTACACTTTAGCGACAGATATCCAAAGTATGTTGTCAGACTGCGACCTTGATGTGGTCATTCGCTGCCCACATCCTCAAGAAAAAGAGGATTTTGCTGAGTTTGCTATTAAGGCGAATACTCCTTATTGCCCAATTGATATTCATATCGAAACCCCTAAAGGTGGGTTTTCATTAGCTGAGTGGTTTAAAAATGAACAAGTTACATTACATACACCACTTGGCGACGTGATGACGTCAGACCCTTGGGATGAAAAGCTATAG
- a CDS encoding FUSC family protein, whose amino-acid sequence MRTFPAIHDGVIFTSCMFFSAATAFVILDAQAAMWATFSTLYSFNLFNAAKEYKNYAYTACCLLMILVAIFIGDTLRLGTAYYIYLAIFSFIYYQLYGTDPAMDLTMKFMIIMSTIGTILPDISKSLALGFIIGSGVTLITYYVLSHKMTRHSVITSALVEQNLFTLRKNIIPRSMIYTFGLLLTLAIPRSIDLGHFYWTLLTFVFVLHPKSQSIVKITLQRVLGSLISVLLLYFLFNLPFMPYIGLIAVVVFAFLMPMSFHHGYTFMTFVVTSLILSILELVVYWRHPTYELLFDRVLETALGGAIAIMTSIILKLFRETK is encoded by the coding sequence ATGAGAACGTTTCCTGCTATCCACGATGGCGTTATTTTTACCAGTTGTATGTTTTTTAGTGCCGCAACCGCTTTTGTGATTTTAGATGCACAAGCCGCAATGTGGGCAACATTCTCAACACTGTATTCATTCAATTTATTTAATGCGGCAAAAGAATATAAAAACTATGCCTACACGGCTTGTTGTTTGTTGATGATTTTAGTGGCTATTTTTATTGGCGATACCTTACGTCTCGGTACAGCATATTATATTTATCTCGCTATTTTTTCGTTCATTTATTACCAACTGTATGGCACAGATCCCGCGATGGATTTAACCATGAAGTTTATGATCATCATGTCAACAATTGGGACCATATTACCTGATATATCGAAGAGCTTGGCGTTAGGCTTTATTATTGGCAGTGGAGTCACGTTGATTACGTATTATGTCCTTAGCCATAAAATGACACGCCATAGCGTAATTACGAGTGCTTTAGTTGAACAAAATTTGTTTACCTTAAGAAAAAACATTATTCCACGTTCAATGATTTATACTTTCGGGCTATTACTCACACTAGCCATTCCACGCAGTATAGATCTAGGGCACTTTTATTGGACATTACTGACCTTCGTTTTTGTATTGCACCCAAAATCACAAAGTATCGTTAAAATTACTTTGCAGAGGGTCTTAGGCAGCCTCATTTCTGTCTTATTACTATATTTTCTGTTCAATTTACCCTTTATGCCATACATCGGTTTAATTGCAGTTGTGGTATTCGCCTTTTTAATGCCAATGAGTTTTCATCACGGATATACATTTATGACGTTTGTCGTGACAAGCTTAATTTTGTCCATTCTTGAGCTCGTTGTATATTGGCGTCACCCAACCTATGAACTATTGTTTGACCGCGTTCTTGAAACTGCCTTAGGGGGAGCCATCGCCATTATGACGAGTATTATCTTGAAGTTATTTAGAGAAACAAAATAA
- the iolB gene encoding 5-deoxy-glucuronate isomerase codes for MSKLLSKYHAPDAHKRTQHITPQIASWGYVHFDVFELKQGESISLPASENEMCLVLVAGKATIKTPNQTFENIGDRMEPFERKKPYAVYVTAQEFAEVIADTDLELAVCKAKGKGTYPTRLIGPDDISAEQRGHGYNKRYVHNILPDNKAADSLLVVEVFTDEGCTSSYPSHKHDTDNEPNETYLEETYYHRLNPSQGFCMQRVYTDDRELDECMAVYNKDVVMVPKGYHPMATVAGYDNYYLNVMAGPTRKWLFTWEKDHNWVNSEAYAAKHREK; via the coding sequence ATGTCAAAATTACTGTCGAAATACCATGCTCCAGATGCACATAAGCGTACTCAGCATATCACTCCACAAATTGCTAGCTGGGGATATGTTCACTTTGATGTATTTGAATTAAAACAAGGCGAATCAATCTCTTTGCCTGCTTCTGAAAACGAAATGTGCTTAGTGCTGGTGGCGGGGAAAGCGACGATTAAAACGCCTAATCAAACGTTTGAAAATATTGGCGACCGTATGGAGCCTTTCGAACGCAAGAAACCTTATGCGGTCTATGTTACAGCACAAGAGTTTGCTGAAGTCATCGCAGATACCGACCTTGAATTGGCAGTTTGTAAGGCTAAAGGAAAAGGAACGTATCCAACTCGTTTAATTGGCCCTGATGATATTAGTGCGGAACAACGTGGCCATGGTTATAACAAACGCTATGTGCATAATATTTTGCCGGATAATAAAGCGGCTGACAGCTTATTAGTTGTGGAGGTCTTTACAGACGAAGGCTGCACTAGTTCTTATCCAAGTCATAAACATGACACCGATAATGAACCCAATGAAACTTATCTAGAAGAAACCTATTATCATCGTTTAAACCCATCTCAAGGTTTCTGCATGCAGCGCGTTTATACGGATGACCGAGAGTTAGATGAGTGTATGGCGGTGTATAACAAAGATGTTGTCATGGTACCGAAAGGGTATCATCCAATGGCGACTGTGGCGGGTTATGATAACTATTACCTTAATGTGATGGCAGGGCCAACACGTAAGTGGTTATTTACATGGGAAAAAGACCATAACTGGGTGAATAGCGAAGCCTATGCTGCTAAACACCGTGAAAAGTAA
- the iolE gene encoding myo-inosose-2 dehydratase codes for MAIQLGINPLTWTNDDLPTLGAETSLETCLTEGRQAGFAGFELGNKFPRKAEILGPILKQHDLQLVSGWYSGELLSRSVEEEIEAVQEHLALLRDLGAKVMVFAEVTHCIHGDQNKPVHMRPLFPADQWEEYGKKLTEFAKYTLSQGVKIAYHHHMGTVIESAEDVDNLMKHTGDEVGLLLDTGHLTFAGADPVEVAKRWAKRINHVHCKDVRADVLKDVKNRKTSFLDAVLAGVFTVPGDGCVNYPEVFKVLKNSQYENGWLVVEAEQDPAIAHPLTYATLGYKNLSKFAKDAGLI; via the coding sequence ATGGCAATCCAACTTGGTATCAACCCGTTGACATGGACGAATGATGATTTACCCACTTTAGGGGCAGAAACGTCTCTAGAAACATGTTTAACTGAAGGCCGTCAAGCAGGTTTCGCTGGTTTTGAGTTAGGTAATAAATTTCCACGTAAAGCGGAAATTTTAGGGCCGATTTTAAAACAGCATGACTTACAACTGGTTTCAGGCTGGTATTCGGGAGAATTATTATCTCGCAGTGTGGAAGAAGAAATTGAAGCGGTACAAGAGCACTTAGCGTTATTGCGTGATTTAGGCGCTAAAGTGATGGTTTTTGCGGAAGTGACCCATTGTATTCATGGCGATCAAAATAAACCTGTTCATATGCGTCCATTGTTCCCAGCCGACCAATGGGAAGAATACGGCAAGAAACTGACTGAATTCGCAAAATATACGTTATCTCAAGGTGTGAAAATTGCCTATCACCACCATATGGGAACTGTGATCGAGTCTGCAGAGGATGTGGATAATTTAATGAAGCACACGGGTGATGAGGTCGGTTTATTGCTAGATACTGGCCATTTAACCTTTGCTGGCGCAGACCCTGTTGAAGTGGCAAAACGTTGGGCAAAACGTATCAATCACGTGCATTGCAAAGATGTCCGTGCAGATGTCCTAAAAGATGTTAAAAACCGTAAAACCAGCTTCTTAGATGCAGTATTAGCAGGGGTGTTCACGGTACCTGGAGATGGCTGTGTTAACTATCCCGAAGTGTTTAAAGTATTGAAAAATAGCCAATATGAAAATGGTTGGCTAGTGGTTGAAGCAGAGCAAGACCCTGCGATTGCACACCCGTTGACTTATGCCACACTGGGTTATAAAAATCTGTCTAAGTTTGCTAAGGATGCAGGTTTAATCTAA
- a CDS encoding bifunctional 5-dehydro-2-deoxygluconokinase/5-dehydro-2-deoxyphosphogluconate aldolase, whose protein sequence is MDKQKKLDVICMGRIAVDLYGQQIGSRLEDVSSFAKYLGGSSGNVAFGTAIQGLKSSMLARVGDEHMGRFLREELQRVGCDTSHLITDKDRLTALVILGIKDQDTFPLIFYRDNCADMAITPNDFTEEYIASARCLAITGTHLSNPKTRAAVLKALEYAKRNNVKTAIDIDYRPVLWGLTSLGDGETRFIASDSVTQQLQDVLSMFDLIVGTEEEFHIAGGTTDTVQALKNIRQLTDAELVCKRGSLGCSVFSGAIPETLDEGITVHGVRVEVLNVLGAGDAFMSGLLRGYLNGDGWEKACAYANACGALVVSRHGCAPAMPTKIELDNYLERAAAVPRPDLDPMLNHLHRVTTRSTQWNELCVMAFDHRIQFVDMARLAGVDISCIPTLKKLIYRASSEVAEEANLQGKAGLLCDSTFGQDVLNDVTGRGWWIGRPIELPASRPLCLEHGNIGSQLISWPKEHIVKCLVFFHPEDNHPLRLEQEKTVQEVYSACCQSGHELLLEVILPADMERNDELYLRAIKRFYNLGIKPDWWKLPPLQAENWDAVDQLIQERDPYCRGVVLLGLDAPQAELQAGFNAAAGKSIVKGFAVGRTLFGKPSLEWMKGEINDDELVQKIKTNYLNLIALWRQRK, encoded by the coding sequence ATGGATAAGCAGAAGAAGTTAGATGTTATCTGTATGGGTCGTATTGCCGTTGACCTGTACGGACAACAGATAGGTTCTCGTTTAGAAGATGTGAGCTCGTTTGCCAAATATTTAGGCGGCTCTTCAGGAAACGTTGCATTCGGCACTGCAATACAAGGATTGAAATCATCAATGCTTGCCCGTGTGGGGGATGAGCACATGGGGCGTTTTTTACGTGAGGAATTACAGCGTGTAGGTTGTGATACCAGCCATCTTATAACAGACAAAGACAGATTAACGGCATTAGTTATCTTAGGGATCAAAGATCAGGATACTTTCCCATTAATTTTTTATCGTGATAACTGTGCTGATATGGCGATTACGCCAAATGATTTTACGGAAGAATATATTGCATCCGCACGTTGCTTGGCAATTACAGGAACGCATTTATCTAATCCAAAAACTCGCGCTGCAGTATTGAAAGCATTGGAATATGCTAAACGTAATAACGTCAAAACAGCTATTGATATCGATTATCGCCCAGTCTTATGGGGGCTGACCTCTTTGGGTGATGGTGAAACGCGCTTTATTGCTTCCGATAGTGTCACGCAACAACTGCAAGATGTGTTATCGATGTTCGATTTGATTGTCGGGACAGAAGAGGAGTTTCATATTGCAGGTGGGACAACGGATACTGTACAAGCACTCAAGAACATTCGCCAATTAACGGATGCGGAACTGGTGTGTAAACGTGGCTCTCTTGGCTGCTCCGTATTTAGCGGTGCGATCCCTGAAACGCTGGACGAAGGGATCACCGTTCATGGTGTGAGAGTTGAAGTACTTAACGTATTAGGTGCTGGCGATGCATTTATGTCTGGCCTACTACGCGGTTATTTAAACGGTGATGGTTGGGAAAAAGCCTGCGCCTACGCGAATGCTTGTGGGGCTTTAGTGGTTTCGCGCCATGGCTGTGCGCCTGCAATGCCAACAAAAATCGAGTTAGATAATTACCTTGAACGTGCTGCGGCAGTTCCTCGCCCAGATCTCGACCCGATGCTTAACCATTTGCACCGTGTAACCACACGCAGCACACAATGGAATGAACTTTGTGTCATGGCATTCGACCATCGCATTCAATTTGTTGACATGGCACGCCTCGCAGGGGTTGATATTTCTTGCATTCCAACCCTGAAAAAATTGATTTACCGCGCTAGTAGTGAAGTGGCCGAAGAGGCAAATCTGCAGGGAAAAGCAGGGTTACTCTGTGATAGTACATTTGGCCAAGACGTATTGAATGATGTGACCGGACGTGGTTGGTGGATAGGCCGCCCAATCGAGCTACCTGCCTCAAGACCATTATGTTTAGAGCATGGCAATATCGGCTCTCAGCTGATTAGCTGGCCAAAAGAGCATATTGTGAAATGTTTGGTATTTTTCCACCCAGAAGACAACCATCCACTGCGCTTAGAGCAAGAAAAAACCGTTCAAGAAGTGTATAGCGCATGCTGCCAATCAGGGCATGAATTATTGCTCGAGGTGATATTGCCCGCAGATATGGAACGCAACGATGAGCTGTACTTACGCGCAATCAAACGCTTCTATAACTTAGGTATCAAGCCTGACTGGTGGAAATTGCCACCACTACAAGCGGAAAACTGGGATGCCGTTGATCAATTAATTCAAGAACGTGATCCTTATTGCCGCGGTGTCGTGCTCTTAGGGCTTGATGCACCACAAGCTGAGTTACAAGCTGGTTTCAATGCAGCAGCAGGTAAATCAATCGTCAAAGGATTTGCCGTTGGCCGGACTTTATTTGGTAAGCCTTCGTTGGAGTGGATGAAAGGTGAAATCAATGACGATGAGCTGGTACAGAAAATCAAAACTAATTACTTAAACCTGATAGCCCTATGGCGTCAGCGTAAATAA
- a CDS encoding Gfo/Idh/MocA family protein: MKEIRIGMIGTGYIGRAHAIAYAQAPTVFPLQGKLVREMIAEITPELAQTRAQEMGFNRATDDWRKLVADPNIDVVDICSPNFLHKEMAMEAIKHGKHVYCEKPLALNSEDAKEMVEAAKKAGVLTLVGFNYMKNPTSQLAKEIIANGEIGEVIHFYGTHNEDYMADPSAPIHWHCFKEKAGLGALGDLSAHIINMAQFLVGDIETVCGDMEIVIKQRPEKAGSTVMVTVENEDQAHAMVRFAGGAMGVIETSRIAAGRKMGLTYVVTGTKGTLSFTQERMAELKLYRHDEPSNRQGFKTIFVGPEHPDYAPFCNGAGHGIGFNDQKTVEVRDLIDGVATGQPMWPDFEEGWKVSRILDAIARSYDEQRWVNVKEIN, translated from the coding sequence ATGAAAGAGATCCGTATCGGGATGATAGGTACTGGCTATATAGGGCGAGCTCATGCCATTGCTTATGCACAAGCTCCAACCGTTTTTCCATTGCAGGGGAAATTGGTTCGCGAAATGATTGCAGAAATTACCCCTGAGCTAGCACAAACCCGAGCTCAGGAAATGGGGTTTAACCGTGCAACAGATGACTGGCGCAAATTAGTTGCAGATCCAAATATTGATGTAGTGGATATTTGTTCGCCTAATTTCCTGCACAAAGAAATGGCAATGGAAGCTATCAAGCATGGTAAACATGTTTATTGTGAAAAACCATTAGCGCTCAATTCTGAAGATGCCAAAGAAATGGTCGAAGCGGCTAAAAAGGCTGGCGTCCTAACGTTAGTGGGTTTTAACTATATGAAAAACCCCACCTCGCAACTAGCCAAAGAAATTATTGCTAATGGTGAAATCGGCGAAGTTATCCATTTTTATGGCACCCATAATGAAGATTATATGGCTGACCCTAGCGCGCCAATTCACTGGCATTGTTTTAAAGAAAAAGCAGGGTTAGGTGCTTTAGGGGACTTATCTGCACACATTATCAATATGGCGCAATTCCTAGTAGGCGATATTGAAACCGTCTGTGGTGATATGGAAATTGTGATTAAACAGCGTCCTGAAAAGGCGGGTTCAACCGTTATGGTTACGGTTGAAAATGAAGACCAAGCGCATGCCATGGTACGTTTTGCTGGCGGCGCCATGGGCGTCATTGAAACTTCACGCATCGCAGCTGGCCGTAAAATGGGGCTAACCTATGTGGTGACAGGCACCAAAGGAACGCTGTCTTTCACTCAAGAACGAATGGCAGAGCTAAAGCTCTATCGTCATGATGAACCTAGCAACCGCCAAGGCTTTAAAACCATTTTTGTTGGGCCAGAGCACCCAGATTACGCGCCATTTTGTAATGGTGCGGGTCATGGTATTGGCTTCAATGACCAAAAAACGGTCGAAGTACGCGATTTAATTGATGGTGTTGCAACAGGGCAACCAATGTGGCCTGATTTTGAAGAAGGCTGGAAAGTATCACGAATATTAGACGCGATAGCACGTTCATATGATGAACAACGTTGGGTTAACGTTAAAGAAATCAATTAA
- a CDS encoding PTS sugar transporter subunit IIA — protein sequence MIEQLTTSNLHLGCQARNKAEVLKMVGTEFKNKGYVDRDCVHFLTEREQQISTFLGNGITLPHLPKSANDIILHTGVEIFQFPDGVIWDRTNVMFIAIGVIAKSREHIDVLREIALIFSDEFIANALSLTSSKEEFLSILHR from the coding sequence ATGATAGAACAACTAACCACAAGTAATTTGCATTTAGGTTGTCAGGCAAGAAATAAAGCTGAAGTACTCAAAATGGTTGGTACGGAATTTAAAAATAAAGGTTATGTTGATAGGGACTGTGTCCATTTCTTAACGGAAAGGGAACAACAGATATCAACATTCTTGGGGAATGGTATCACATTGCCACATCTCCCTAAGTCGGCCAATGATATTATCTTGCATACTGGTGTTGAAATTTTTCAATTCCCTGATGGTGTGATATGGGACAGAACCAATGTGATGTTTATCGCAATAGGTGTGATTGCAAAATCAAGGGAACATATTGATGTACTTAGGGAAATAGCATTGATTTTTAGTGATGAATTTATTGCCAATGCATTGTCTCTGACGTCAAGTAAGGAAGAGTTTTTAAGTATTCTTCATCGCTAG
- a CDS encoding sugar porter family MFS transporter → MSLIMNLNQQQRKRLHQITLVATFGGLLFGYDTGVINGAFSSLKENMSLTPTTEGLVMSVLLVGAALGSVCGGRVADFIGRRTYLLYLSFLFLFGAFLSAAAPNIEILLIARFILGFAVGGASVTAPTFISEVAPTEMRGKLTGLNEVAIVIGQLAAFAINAIIGSIWGHLPDVWRYMLLVQAVPALCLLFGMWKAPESPRWLMSKNRREEALKILKQIRPEKRAIQEYEDIVTLLDVEAAEAKRHPNANKQNLALIFNTPWIFKLVLIGMVWAALQQTTGVNVIMYYGTEILKTAGFSEQTSLVFNVLNGVFSVGGMVIGVLFLVDRFKRKTLIVGGFALMASLHLLIAATDYFLTGDVKATLIWLLGAVFVGVMQGTMGFLTWVVLAELFPLKIRGLSMGISVFFMWIMNAIVSYLFPVLQAELGLGPVFLIFAVINYLAIVFVVKLLPETSNKSLEQLEEELSSM, encoded by the coding sequence ATGTCATTAATCATGAATCTCAATCAACAACAGAGAAAAAGGTTGCACCAAATAACCTTGGTTGCAACCTTTGGTGGATTACTATTTGGTTATGATACAGGCGTCATTAACGGTGCATTTTCATCATTGAAAGAAAACATGAGCTTAACGCCAACCACGGAAGGGCTGGTGATGAGTGTCCTATTAGTGGGCGCGGCATTAGGCAGTGTGTGTGGTGGACGTGTAGCAGATTTTATTGGACGTCGGACTTATTTGCTTTATCTCTCATTTCTGTTTTTATTTGGGGCATTTTTATCTGCAGCAGCCCCAAATATTGAAATTCTTCTTATTGCTCGGTTTATATTGGGCTTTGCGGTGGGGGGGGCCTCTGTGACGGCACCGACATTTATCTCTGAGGTGGCTCCGACTGAAATGCGGGGAAAACTTACCGGGCTAAATGAAGTTGCTATTGTTATCGGGCAGTTAGCGGCATTTGCTATCAATGCGATTATTGGTTCAATTTGGGGCCACCTTCCTGATGTTTGGCGTTATATGCTGTTAGTACAAGCTGTGCCCGCACTGTGCCTGCTATTTGGTATGTGGAAAGCACCTGAAAGCCCGCGTTGGTTAATGAGTAAAAACCGTCGTGAAGAAGCCTTGAAAATACTGAAGCAAATTCGCCCTGAAAAGCGTGCCATTCAAGAATATGAAGATATCGTGACCTTGTTAGATGTTGAAGCTGCGGAAGCTAAACGTCATCCGAATGCCAATAAACAAAATTTAGCGTTAATTTTTAATACGCCTTGGATTTTTAAATTGGTATTAATTGGGATGGTGTGGGCGGCATTACAGCAAACGACCGGGGTTAACGTTATTATGTATTATGGTACAGAAATTCTCAAAACAGCGGGTTTTTCTGAGCAAACCTCTTTAGTTTTCAACGTATTAAATGGTGTTTTTTCTGTTGGTGGTATGGTGATAGGGGTGTTATTCCTTGTTGACAGATTCAAACGTAAAACACTGATAGTTGGTGGTTTTGCACTAATGGCATCGCTACACTTATTGATTGCAGCAACAGATTACTTCTTAACAGGGGATGTTAAAGCCACATTAATTTGGTTACTTGGTGCGGTATTTGTTGGGGTTATGCAAGGAACGATGGGCTTTTTAACGTGGGTTGTTCTTGCAGAGCTATTTCCACTTAAAATTCGCGGGTTATCCATGGGGATCTCGGTCTTCTTTATGTGGATTATGAATGCGATTGTGAGTTATTTATTCCCTGTATTACAAGCAGAACTTGGTTTAGGCCCAGTATTCTTAATTTTTGCAGTAATAAACTACTTAGCTATCGTTTTTGTGGTGAAGTTATTGCCAGAAACATCAAACAAATCATTAGAGCAATTAGAAGAAGAGCTCTCATCAATGTAA
- the iolG gene encoding inositol 2-dehydrogenase, translated as MFNIALFGAGRIGQVHAVNIAGHKETKLYSVIDPYQPNAVALAEKYQAKVQTTEEAMQDPNVQGVLIASATDTHADLIELAAKHKKVIFCEKPVHLDLERVKQCLKSVKDHNVPLFIGFNRRYDPQFRHLKNLFQQGAIGKAESLIITSRDPSPPPAEYVKVSGGMFRDMTIHDFDMARFMIGEEPCSVYAQGSNVVDPAIGQAGDIDTAFIILKFPSGAMATISNSRRSGYGYDQRIELHGEKGLLTAGNIKENSVALLSEVGCLSAKPEYFFLQRYHEAYKAEWQHFVDILAGRTVPETTGTDGELALYLADKALESLKTGKEVKL; from the coding sequence ATGTTCAATATAGCACTATTCGGCGCAGGACGTATCGGACAGGTTCATGCTGTTAATATTGCCGGCCATAAAGAAACTAAACTTTATTCTGTCATCGACCCTTACCAACCGAATGCGGTTGCCTTGGCTGAAAAATACCAAGCAAAAGTGCAGACGACAGAAGAAGCGATGCAAGACCCTAATGTACAGGGTGTCTTAATTGCATCAGCCACAGATACTCACGCTGATTTAATCGAACTAGCCGCTAAACATAAAAAAGTGATCTTCTGTGAAAAACCGGTTCATCTAGACCTTGAGCGTGTGAAACAGTGTTTAAAAAGTGTGAAAGACCATAATGTTCCACTGTTCATTGGTTTTAACCGTCGCTATGACCCTCAATTTCGCCACTTGAAAAATTTATTCCAACAAGGCGCAATTGGTAAAGCAGAATCTTTAATTATCACGTCTCGCGACCCATCACCACCACCCGCAGAATACGTTAAAGTCTCTGGTGGTATGTTCAGAGATATGACTATTCATGATTTTGATATGGCTCGCTTTATGATTGGTGAAGAGCCTTGTTCTGTCTACGCACAAGGCAGTAATGTTGTAGACCCTGCTATTGGTCAAGCAGGTGATATTGATACCGCGTTTATTATCTTAAAATTCCCATCTGGTGCAATGGCGACAATTTCTAATAGCCGTCGTTCAGGTTATGGTTATGACCAACGGATTGAATTGCATGGTGAAAAGGGCTTATTAACGGCAGGAAATATCAAAGAGAATAGCGTTGCGCTTTTAAGTGAAGTTGGGTGCTTATCTGCTAAGCCAGAATATTTTTTCCTGCAACGTTACCACGAAGCATACAAAGCAGAGTGGCAGCATTTTGTTGATATCTTAGCAGGTCGTACGGTGCCTGAAACGACAGGTACCGATGGCGAGCTAGCTTTATATCTTGCAGACAAAGCACTGGAGTCACTCAAAACAGGTAAAGAAGTTAAATTGTAA